A window of the Cystobacter fuscus genome harbors these coding sequences:
- a CDS encoding PQQ-dependent sugar dehydrogenase: MRTLRTTFIIAALLSGCGNQPPDKTPEDAGVTPQEPTDAGVTPQEPTDAGVPPEEPLPSGPPVTTGPPNVPEFEPAFPDQTRAPEVKSKTTFQVTEIASGFRNPWAIAFLPDRRMLVTEKPGALYIVTPQGAKSPAVTGLPAVDARNQGGLLDVEVGPDYAQSGLIYWTYYEPRKDDKGQAIGNGLAVARAKLVDGEKPRVENVQVIFRMLPTLESTLHAGGRLVFTPDGKLFVTLGERSILEGRVQARDVKSHFGKVVRINPDGSVPQDNPYLSNPEAKPEIWSVGHRNILSAALDGQKRLWIVEMGPQGGDELNRPEAGKDYGWPTIGYGEEYSGAPIHQSTQGPGMEQPVYYWDPVIAPSGMTIYSGDLFPEWKNNVFIGGLASQALVRLMMRNDRVVGEERLLTERKERIREVVQGPEGALYLLTDATNGKLLKLTPR, translated from the coding sequence ATGCGAACCTTGAGAACGACCTTCATCATCGCCGCCCTGCTGTCGGGCTGTGGCAACCAGCCCCCCGACAAAACCCCCGAGGACGCGGGCGTCACGCCACAGGAGCCCACCGACGCGGGCGTCACGCCGCAGGAGCCCACCGACGCAGGCGTCCCGCCGGAAGAACCCCTTCCCAGCGGCCCCCCGGTCACGACGGGCCCCCCCAACGTGCCCGAGTTCGAACCGGCCTTCCCCGATCAGACGCGTGCCCCGGAAGTCAAATCGAAGACGACCTTCCAGGTCACCGAGATTGCCTCGGGCTTCAGGAATCCCTGGGCCATCGCATTCCTGCCCGACCGGCGCATGCTGGTGACGGAGAAGCCCGGCGCCCTCTACATCGTCACGCCCCAGGGCGCGAAGTCCCCCGCCGTCACGGGTCTGCCGGCCGTGGATGCCCGCAACCAGGGTGGTCTGCTCGACGTGGAGGTGGGTCCCGACTACGCCCAGAGCGGCCTCATCTACTGGACCTATTACGAGCCGCGCAAGGACGACAAAGGCCAGGCGATCGGCAACGGCCTGGCGGTGGCGCGCGCGAAGCTCGTGGACGGGGAGAAGCCGCGCGTGGAGAACGTGCAGGTCATCTTCCGGATGCTGCCCACGCTCGAGTCGACCCTGCACGCGGGCGGACGGCTCGTGTTCACCCCCGACGGCAAGCTGTTCGTCACGCTCGGCGAGCGCTCCATCCTCGAGGGCCGGGTGCAAGCGCGAGACGTGAAGAGCCACTTCGGCAAGGTGGTGCGCATCAACCCCGACGGCTCGGTGCCCCAGGACAACCCGTACCTGAGCAATCCGGAGGCCAAGCCGGAGATCTGGTCGGTGGGCCACCGCAACATCCTGTCGGCGGCGCTCGACGGCCAGAAGCGGCTGTGGATCGTGGAGATGGGGCCGCAAGGGGGTGACGAGCTCAACCGTCCCGAGGCCGGCAAGGACTACGGCTGGCCCACCATCGGCTACGGCGAGGAGTACTCCGGCGCGCCCATCCACCAGAGCACCCAGGGCCCGGGCATGGAGCAGCCCGTGTACTACTGGGATCCGGTGATCGCCCCGTCGGGCATGACCATCTACTCCGGGGACCTCTTCCCCGAGTGGAAGAACAACGTCTTCATCGGCGGCCTGGCCAGCCAGGCGCTGGTGCGGCTCATGATGAGGAATGACCGCGTGGTGGGCGAGGAGCGGCTGCTCACGGAGCGCAAGGAGCGCATCCGCGAGGTGGTGCAGGGCCCCGAGGGAGCGCTCTACCTGCTCACCGACGCCACCAACGGCAAGCTGCTCAAGCTCACGCCGCGCTGA
- a CDS encoding SDR family oxidoreductase has protein sequence MRLENKVAFITGGNSGIGLATARLFLAEGARVVITGRNQETLDAAARELGPNVLTLQADVKDVAATERAVARAAERFGSLDIVFANAGIGGTTPLGKTSLEAFEEVLRVNLTSVFFTVQAAVPYLNKGASVILNGSVHSVLGAPGYAAYAASKAGVRSMARVLASELSPRGIRVNVVSPGASHTPIWSAQASTPEAYAAMEKRLARGIPLGRMGEADEVAKTVLFLASDDASNIQAAEFFVDGGTTGSPMGAPIYRT, from the coding sequence ATGCGACTCGAGAACAAGGTGGCGTTCATCACGGGTGGAAACAGCGGCATCGGTCTGGCCACGGCGCGGTTGTTCCTGGCCGAGGGGGCCCGGGTCGTCATCACCGGGCGCAATCAGGAGACGCTCGACGCCGCGGCGAGGGAGCTGGGCCCGAACGTGCTCACCCTCCAGGCGGACGTGAAGGACGTGGCGGCGACGGAGCGGGCGGTGGCCCGAGCGGCCGAGCGGTTCGGCTCACTGGACATCGTGTTCGCCAACGCGGGTATCGGGGGGACCACACCGCTGGGCAAGACATCCCTGGAGGCTTTCGAGGAGGTGCTGCGGGTGAATCTCACGTCGGTGTTCTTCACCGTCCAGGCGGCGGTGCCCTACCTGAACAAGGGGGCGTCCGTGATTCTCAATGGCTCCGTGCACAGCGTGCTGGGAGCACCCGGGTACGCGGCCTACGCGGCGAGCAAGGCGGGGGTGCGCTCCATGGCGCGCGTGCTGGCCTCGGAGCTGTCTCCGCGCGGCATCCGGGTCAACGTGGTGTCGCCCGGTGCGTCCCATACACCCATCTGGTCCGCGCAGGCGTCCACCCCCGAGGCCTACGCCGCGATGGAGAAGCGCCTCGCCCGGGGTATTCCGCTCGGGCGCATGGGCGAGGCCGACGAGGTGGCGAAGACCGTGTTGTTCCTCGCCTCGGATGATGCGTCGAACATCCAGGCCGCCGAGTTCTTCGTCGATGGGGGCACCACGGGCTCGCCGATGGGTGCGCCCATCTACCGCACGTGA
- a CDS encoding winged helix-turn-helix transcriptional regulator — protein MKRTSLESAQCPIARSLDVIGDWWSLLIIRDAVLGKRRFGEFQKSLGLAKNILAARLRTLVSHGILEMAPASDGSAYQEYVLTEKGRGLFHVLVALRQWGDAYFFEPGESPSELVDRKHGRPVRTLELRAEDGRLLGPDDTEVRRLV, from the coding sequence GTGAAGCGCACGAGCCTCGAATCAGCGCAGTGTCCCATCGCGAGATCGTTGGACGTCATCGGGGACTGGTGGTCCCTGCTCATCATCCGTGACGCGGTGCTGGGCAAGCGCCGCTTCGGTGAGTTCCAGAAGAGCCTGGGCCTGGCGAAGAACATCCTGGCGGCGCGCCTGCGCACGCTGGTGAGCCACGGCATCCTGGAGATGGCGCCCGCGTCGGATGGCAGCGCCTATCAGGAGTACGTCTTGACGGAGAAGGGACGCGGCTTGTTTCACGTCCTCGTAGCGCTCCGGCAGTGGGGCGATGCGTATTTCTTCGAGCCCGGAGAGTCCCCCTCGGAGCTGGTGGACCGGAAGCACGGCCGGCCCGTACGGACGTTGGAACTGCGCGCGGAGGATGGGCGGCTCCTGGGGCCGGATGACACCGAGGTGCGCCGGCTCGTCTGA
- a CDS encoding cytochrome P450 encodes MTDTSAAPRAPAPRIPTGPRGLPLIGVVREARKDILGWFLRTAAEHGPVAQYRFGLGRSYLVSHPDGIKHVLQDNVKNYTKDHFSYAMVRRVVGDGLLTSQGDTWMKQRRLAQPAFHRARISAMADQMVRATVELSEQWAEAQRTGEPRLGAVDMMSLTLRIVGEALLGADVRADTEAVGRAFTVISEQTVERFRSLRFIPPVLPTAYDRAFRDANRSLRQVVTRVIAERRAHTEDRGDLLSMFMLARDEETGERMDDTHLQDEVLTMLLAGHETTANALSWTWALLAQNPDAERTLHAELDAVLGGRPPTVEDIPRLVYTRRVLDETLRLYPPAYALSRKVVEDDVICGYQVRSGSSVDMSAYMTHRLPEFWPDPERFDPDRFTPEKVAARPRYAYFPFLGGPRQCIGNNFALMEGTLILATLAQHHRPRLVEGYTPRPEPVITLRPSGHLPVRITPR; translated from the coding sequence ATGACCGACACGTCCGCGGCTCCACGCGCCCCAGCGCCCCGTATCCCCACCGGCCCCCGGGGCCTGCCCCTCATCGGCGTCGTTCGCGAGGCCCGGAAGGACATCCTGGGCTGGTTCCTGCGCACGGCGGCCGAGCACGGGCCCGTGGCCCAGTACCGGTTCGGCCTCGGGCGCTCCTACCTCGTGAGCCACCCGGACGGCATCAAGCACGTGCTGCAGGACAACGTGAAGAACTACACCAAGGACCACTTCAGCTACGCCATGGTCCGCCGCGTCGTCGGGGATGGTCTGCTCACGAGCCAGGGCGACACGTGGATGAAGCAGCGCAGGCTCGCGCAGCCGGCCTTCCACCGGGCCCGCATCTCGGCCATGGCGGATCAGATGGTGCGAGCCACCGTGGAGCTGTCCGAGCAGTGGGCCGAAGCCCAGCGAACGGGAGAGCCCCGCCTCGGAGCGGTGGACATGATGTCGCTCACCCTGCGCATCGTCGGCGAGGCGCTGCTGGGCGCCGACGTCCGCGCGGACACCGAGGCCGTGGGCCGCGCCTTCACCGTCATCAGCGAACAGACCGTCGAGCGCTTCCGCTCGCTGCGGTTCATCCCGCCCGTGCTGCCCACCGCCTATGACCGGGCCTTCCGCGACGCCAACCGCTCCCTGCGGCAGGTGGTGACCCGGGTCATCGCGGAGCGCCGCGCCCACACGGAGGACCGGGGCGATCTGCTCTCCATGTTCATGCTCGCCCGGGACGAGGAGACCGGCGAGCGGATGGATGACACGCATCTGCAGGACGAGGTGCTCACGATGCTGCTCGCGGGCCATGAGACCACCGCCAACGCGCTCTCGTGGACCTGGGCACTGCTCGCCCAGAACCCGGACGCGGAGCGCACGCTGCACGCGGAGTTGGATGCCGTGCTCGGTGGCCGCCCGCCGACGGTGGAGGACATCCCCCGGCTCGTGTACACACGCCGGGTGCTGGACGAGACGCTGCGTCTCTACCCACCCGCCTACGCCCTGAGCCGCAAGGTGGTGGAGGACGACGTCATCTGCGGCTACCAGGTTCGCAGCGGGTCCTCGGTCGACATGAGCGCGTACATGACGCACCGCCTGCCGGAGTTCTGGCCGGATCCCGAGCGCTTCGATCCGGACCGCTTCACGCCCGAGAAGGTCGCCGCGAGGCCGCGCTATGCCTACTTCCCCTTCCTCGGCGGCCCGCGGCAGTGCATCGGCAACAACTTCGCGCTGATGGAGGGGACGTTGATCCTCGCGACGCTCGCGCAGCACCACCGGCCAAGGCTGGTGGAGGGCTACACACCGCGGCCCGAGCCCGTCATCACCCTGCGGCCCTCCGGCCATCTGCCCGTGCGCATCACCCCGCGCTGA
- a CDS encoding protocatechuate 3,4-dioxygenase translates to MTKNMTRRQVLEGLGLTMMAIPLGQLLACGGETPGTTAWATGGTAAMTGASSYPNPFASASGTVCKLTCEQIQGPCYGATLVRKDISEGQNGLPVRLALRVLDESCKPIPGATVDIWHAGPAGVYSGEDQHPFCNPDNAEARAGRWFRGVQTTDADGRVDFDTCFPGWYSGRAIHIHFIIRIGDTASVTSQLYFEDSLNDDILDTQALYNTRGARDTRNTADQIVDQVQLGDFTLQSRKMTDGALLAWKTLIVRSSTGTPLCEAHSQTMEELISSGVDPNDASTFPPGFP, encoded by the coding sequence ATGACCAAGAACATGACGCGCCGGCAGGTCCTCGAGGGCCTCGGCTTGACGATGATGGCCATCCCCCTCGGCCAGCTCCTCGCCTGCGGTGGCGAGACGCCGGGGACGACGGCCTGGGCGACCGGGGGCACCGCCGCGATGACGGGCGCCAGTTCCTACCCCAACCCGTTCGCCTCCGCTTCGGGCACGGTGTGCAAGCTCACGTGCGAGCAGATCCAGGGCCCCTGCTACGGCGCCACGTTGGTGCGCAAGGACATCAGCGAGGGGCAGAACGGCTTGCCCGTGCGCCTCGCGCTGCGCGTGTTGGATGAGTCCTGCAAGCCCATCCCGGGCGCGACCGTCGACATCTGGCATGCCGGACCGGCGGGCGTCTACTCGGGCGAGGACCAGCACCCGTTCTGCAATCCCGACAACGCCGAGGCCCGCGCCGGGCGGTGGTTCCGCGGCGTGCAGACGACGGACGCCGACGGCCGGGTGGACTTCGATACCTGCTTCCCAGGCTGGTACTCGGGCCGGGCGATCCACATCCACTTCATCATCCGCATCGGCGACACCGCGTCCGTCACGTCCCAGCTCTACTTCGAGGACTCGCTCAACGACGACATCCTCGACACCCAGGCGCTCTACAACACGCGCGGGGCGCGAGACACGCGCAACACGGCCGACCAGATCGTCGATCAGGTGCAGCTCGGGGACTTCACCCTCCAGAGCCGGAAGATGACGGATGGCGCGCTGCTGGCCTGGAAGACCCTCATCGTCCGCTCATCGACCGGCACTCCCCTGTGCGAGGCCCACAGCCAGACGATGGAGGAGCTGATCAGCTCCGGCGTCGATCCCAACGATGCCAGCACCTTCCCGCCCGGCTTCCCGTAG
- a CDS encoding DEAD/DEAH box helicase yields MAPQIALAFTPAVTAHPALGSFHPVVQAWFAERLGEPSRPQVEGWPLIQAWEDVLIAAPTGSGKTLTAFLAALDRLFRLALEGALPDRTQVLYVSPLKALGNDVQKNLLQPLEELLRRARAAGYSPQELRVEVRTGDTSAADRARMVRRPPHILITTPESLYLYLTADRARATLRGVRTVIVDEIHALARDKRGSHFALSLERLKAITEVRPQLIGLSATQKPLEAIAAFLTGERAEACRLVQVGHQRPWDLRVEIPDAELGSLATHEMWGQVYDRLVALAGEHRTTLVFVNTRKLAERVAHDLSERLGTDKVAAHHGSMSREMRLSAEERLKAGQLSVMVATASLELGIDVGNVDLVVQLGSTRSISVLLQRVGRAGHYKGGVSKGVLIAMTRDELMECVALLHAVYEGDLDAVRMPEKPLDVLAQQVVAACACEEWDERALYGLFRRAWPYRDLTWEEYEKVLETLSEGVSLRRGRAGVHLHRDRVNQRLKARRGVRITALTNGGAIPDTFTFNVVAEPEGKTVGTLDEDFAVESSPGDIFLLGTTAWRIQRVMGSSVMVENAHGQPPTVPFWRGEAPGRTDELSVHVGRLREELLQRSDAARFLEKELKLTPPAVDALMAYLRAGLQVLGVVPSHRTIVAERFFDEAGGMQLILHAPFGSRVNRAWGLALRKRFCRTFDFELQAAATEDGLLLSLGEQHSFPLEDIFSFLTPDNVEEVLVQAVLQAPLFGTRFRWNATRALSLSRFSAGKRVAPNLQRARSEDLLAAVFPAQVGCQDNHGGADVELPDHPLVNQTMQDCLREAMDIDGLREVLRGMKEGRIQLVARDVPEPSVFAHQMVNSQPYTFLDDAPAEERRVRNVVLRRTLPAEDSAAFGALDASAIEQVVRDAAPPLRDEDELHDALLQLVLLPEARVPGGFVRSLMAQRRVAWMEVGDARYLVPAERLRALRALFPDVLLQPALEPLAGDKPVERDAAVALVVRGWMELLGPTTAAELGTILSLDESEVNIALHQLEAAGGILRGRFRPEAPPGVVEWCDRRLLQRIHRLTVGRLRKEIEPLSAQDFMRFLFRWHHLEELDALRGSTGLSKAIGLLQGYEAPASAWERFLLPARMKGYLGDLLERACYSGEVAWGRLTQKEARPVPGPRRGAPATPPEPEPARSRAAAPNRNASLSFVRREDLDWMLSAARPNAVLADGGVLVPPDLSGPARDVVAVLEQRGACFFTDLCSRSRRLPSEVEDALWELVARGLVTADAVQNLRVLQSPAQRKRQKQLQRGGPGRWSLLVPSEPKGEDEVRESLARLFLQRYGIVWRDLVMREALAPSWRELLYVYRRMEARGEIRGGRFVAGFVGEQFALPDAVDVARAVRRQAPSGVRVQISAVDPLNLTGVVTPGPRVPATVGNVVTYVDGVPQGFDDQGDGDEQAESEAEASGVASAN; encoded by the coding sequence ATGGCCCCACAGATCGCCCTCGCCTTCACTCCCGCCGTGACCGCGCACCCGGCTCTCGGCTCCTTCCATCCGGTGGTCCAGGCGTGGTTCGCCGAGCGGCTGGGCGAGCCCTCGCGTCCCCAGGTGGAGGGCTGGCCGCTCATCCAGGCCTGGGAGGACGTGCTCATCGCCGCGCCCACCGGCAGCGGCAAGACGCTCACCGCCTTCCTCGCCGCGTTGGATCGGCTCTTCCGCCTGGCACTGGAGGGGGCGCTGCCGGATCGCACGCAGGTGCTGTACGTGTCGCCCCTCAAGGCGCTGGGCAACGACGTGCAGAAGAACCTGCTCCAGCCGCTGGAGGAGCTGCTGCGGCGCGCGCGGGCCGCGGGCTATTCGCCCCAGGAGTTGAGGGTGGAGGTGCGCACCGGGGACACGTCGGCGGCGGATCGCGCGCGCATGGTGCGCCGGCCTCCGCACATCCTCATCACCACGCCCGAGTCGCTCTACCTCTACCTCACGGCGGATCGCGCGCGGGCCACGCTGCGCGGCGTGCGCACCGTCATCGTGGACGAAATCCACGCCCTGGCGCGAGACAAGCGCGGCAGCCACTTCGCCCTGTCGCTCGAGCGGCTCAAGGCCATCACCGAGGTGCGTCCCCAGCTCATCGGCCTGTCGGCGACGCAGAAGCCGCTGGAGGCCATCGCCGCCTTCCTCACGGGCGAGCGCGCCGAGGCGTGCCGACTGGTGCAGGTGGGGCACCAGCGGCCGTGGGATTTGCGGGTGGAGATTCCCGACGCGGAGCTGGGCTCGCTGGCCACGCACGAGATGTGGGGCCAGGTGTATGACCGGCTGGTGGCACTGGCGGGGGAGCACCGCACGACGCTCGTCTTCGTGAACACGCGCAAGCTGGCCGAGCGCGTGGCGCATGACCTGTCCGAGCGCCTGGGGACGGACAAGGTGGCGGCGCACCACGGCAGCATGTCGCGGGAGATGCGGCTGTCGGCCGAGGAGCGGCTCAAGGCGGGACAGCTCTCGGTGATGGTGGCCACGGCGTCGCTGGAGCTGGGCATCGACGTGGGCAACGTGGACCTGGTGGTGCAACTGGGCAGCACGCGCTCCATCTCGGTGCTGTTGCAGCGGGTGGGCCGCGCGGGTCACTACAAGGGTGGGGTGTCCAAGGGCGTGCTCATCGCCATGACGCGCGATGAGCTGATGGAGTGCGTGGCGCTGCTGCACGCCGTGTACGAGGGGGACCTGGACGCGGTGCGCATGCCGGAGAAGCCCCTGGACGTGCTGGCGCAGCAGGTGGTGGCGGCGTGCGCGTGCGAGGAGTGGGACGAGCGCGCCCTCTATGGCCTGTTCCGCCGGGCCTGGCCCTACCGTGACCTCACCTGGGAGGAGTACGAGAAGGTGCTGGAGACGCTCTCGGAGGGAGTGTCGCTGCGGCGCGGGCGCGCGGGCGTGCACCTGCACCGGGACCGGGTGAACCAGCGGCTCAAGGCGCGCCGGGGCGTGCGCATCACCGCGCTCACCAATGGCGGCGCCATTCCGGACACCTTCACCTTCAACGTGGTGGCCGAGCCCGAGGGCAAGACGGTGGGCACGCTGGACGAGGACTTCGCGGTGGAGTCCTCGCCCGGGGACATCTTCCTGCTGGGCACGACGGCGTGGCGCATCCAACGGGTGATGGGCTCGTCGGTGATGGTGGAGAACGCGCACGGCCAGCCGCCCACGGTGCCCTTCTGGCGGGGCGAGGCCCCGGGCCGCACGGACGAGCTGAGCGTGCACGTGGGCAGGCTGCGCGAGGAGCTGCTCCAGCGCTCGGACGCGGCGCGCTTCCTGGAGAAGGAGCTGAAGCTGACGCCGCCCGCGGTGGACGCGCTGATGGCGTACCTGCGCGCGGGGCTCCAGGTGCTCGGCGTGGTGCCGAGCCACCGCACCATCGTGGCCGAGCGCTTCTTCGACGAGGCGGGCGGCATGCAGCTCATCCTCCACGCGCCCTTCGGCAGCCGCGTCAACCGGGCCTGGGGGCTCGCGCTGCGCAAGCGCTTCTGCCGCACCTTCGACTTCGAGCTCCAGGCGGCGGCCACCGAGGACGGCCTGCTGCTGTCCCTGGGCGAGCAGCACTCCTTCCCCTTGGAGGACATCTTCTCCTTCCTCACGCCCGACAACGTGGAGGAGGTGCTGGTGCAGGCGGTGCTCCAGGCGCCGCTGTTCGGCACGCGCTTCCGGTGGAACGCGACGCGGGCGCTGTCCCTGTCGCGCTTCTCCGCGGGCAAGCGCGTGGCGCCCAACCTCCAGCGCGCCCGGAGCGAGGACCTGCTCGCGGCGGTGTTCCCCGCGCAGGTGGGGTGCCAGGACAACCACGGCGGCGCGGACGTGGAGCTGCCGGACCATCCGCTCGTGAATCAGACGATGCAGGACTGTCTGCGCGAGGCCATGGACATCGACGGTCTGCGCGAGGTGCTGCGGGGCATGAAAGAGGGCCGCATCCAGCTCGTCGCCCGGGACGTGCCCGAGCCGAGCGTGTTCGCCCACCAGATGGTGAACAGCCAGCCGTACACCTTCCTGGACGACGCGCCGGCCGAGGAGCGCCGGGTGCGCAACGTGGTGCTGCGTCGCACGCTGCCCGCGGAGGACTCGGCGGCCTTCGGCGCCCTGGATGCGAGCGCCATCGAGCAGGTGGTGCGCGACGCGGCCCCGCCCCTGCGTGACGAGGACGAGCTGCACGACGCGCTCCTGCAACTGGTGCTCCTGCCCGAGGCGCGGGTGCCGGGCGGCTTCGTCAGGAGCCTCATGGCGCAGCGGCGGGTGGCGTGGATGGAGGTGGGGGACGCGCGCTACCTCGTGCCCGCCGAGCGGCTGCGCGCCCTGCGCGCCCTGTTCCCCGACGTGCTCCTACAACCGGCGCTGGAGCCTCTGGCGGGGGACAAGCCGGTGGAGCGCGACGCGGCGGTGGCCCTGGTGGTGCGCGGCTGGATGGAGCTGCTGGGCCCCACGACGGCGGCGGAGCTGGGGACGATCCTCTCCCTGGACGAGTCCGAGGTGAACATCGCGCTGCACCAGCTCGAGGCGGCGGGAGGCATCCTCCGGGGCCGCTTCCGGCCCGAGGCCCCGCCCGGCGTGGTGGAGTGGTGTGACCGGCGCCTGTTGCAGCGCATCCACCGGCTGACGGTGGGACGGCTGCGCAAGGAGATCGAGCCGCTGAGCGCCCAGGACTTCATGCGCTTCCTCTTCCGGTGGCACCACCTGGAGGAACTGGACGCGCTGCGCGGCTCCACGGGCCTGTCCAAGGCCATCGGTTTGTTGCAGGGCTACGAGGCGCCCGCGTCGGCCTGGGAGCGCTTCCTGTTGCCGGCGCGGATGAAGGGCTACCTGGGCGATCTGCTGGAGCGCGCGTGCTACTCGGGCGAGGTGGCCTGGGGCCGGCTCACGCAGAAGGAGGCCAGGCCCGTGCCCGGCCCACGCCGGGGTGCTCCCGCGACTCCCCCCGAGCCCGAGCCCGCGCGCTCCCGGGCGGCGGCGCCCAACCGCAACGCGAGCCTGTCCTTCGTGCGGCGCGAGGACCTGGACTGGATGCTCTCCGCGGCGCGGCCCAACGCGGTGCTGGCGGATGGTGGTGTCCTCGTCCCGCCGGACCTGTCCGGACCGGCCAGGGACGTGGTGGCGGTGCTCGAGCAACGCGGCGCCTGCTTCTTCACGGACCTGTGCTCGCGCTCGCGGCGGCTGCCCTCGGAGGTGGAGGACGCGCTGTGGGAGCTCGTCGCCCGGGGGCTCGTCACGGCGGACGCGGTGCAGAACCTGCGGGTGTTGCAGAGCCCGGCCCAGCGCAAGCGGCAGAAGCAGTTGCAGCGCGGGGGCCCGGGCCGCTGGAGCCTGCTGGTGCCCTCGGAGCCCAAGGGCGAGGACGAGGTGCGCGAGTCGCTCGCGCGGCTCTTCCTCCAGCGCTACGGCATCGTCTGGAGGGACCTGGTGATGCGTGAGGCGCTGGCGCCCTCGTGGCGCGAGCTGCTCTACGTGTACCGGCGCATGGAGGCGCGCGGGGAGATTCGCGGAGGCCGCTTCGTGGCGGGTTTCGTGGGGGAGCAGTTCGCCCTGCCCGACGCGGTGGACGTGGCGCGAGCGGTTCGCCGGCAGGCGCCCTCGGGCGTGCGCGTGCAGATTTCCGCGGTGGATCCACTCAACCTCACCGGAGTGGTGACGCCGGGGCCGCGCGTGCCCGCCACGGTGGGCAACGTCGTCACCTACGTGGACGGCGTGCCCCAGGGCTTCGACGACCAGGGCGACGGGGACGAGCAGGCCGAGAGCGAGGCGGAAGCGAGCGGCGTGGCGTCGGCGAACTGA
- a CDS encoding EamA family transporter produces the protein MNEAPAGRSGWTLPPIPAVLLAIVSVQGGAALAKGMFPVLGAAGTAGLRVVLATLILLVVFRPPFTRLTRAQWVAAIPYGLVLGTMNLSFYLALSRIPLGLGVTLEFVGPLVLAVTGSRRALDFLWVVLAALGIVLITPWSARPGALDLVGVLLALFAGACWAAYIVLGGRLSRVLPGGAGVAVGMVFSSLAILPFALASGVVAKLNPTLLAAGLGVALLSGALPYTLELMALRVLPSRTFGILMSLEPAVAALMGLVFLHEHLSPVQWLAVVLVSAASAGATLTARRAPSPPVEA, from the coding sequence ATGAACGAGGCACCCGCTGGCCGTTCGGGTTGGACCCTGCCGCCGATTCCGGCGGTGTTGCTCGCCATCGTGAGTGTCCAGGGGGGCGCGGCGCTCGCGAAGGGGATGTTTCCGGTGCTCGGCGCGGCGGGGACCGCGGGGCTGCGCGTCGTGTTGGCCACGCTCATCCTGCTCGTGGTCTTCCGTCCCCCCTTCACGCGCCTCACCCGGGCCCAGTGGGTCGCGGCCATTCCGTATGGCCTGGTGCTCGGCACGATGAACCTCAGTTTCTACCTCGCCCTGAGCCGCATCCCCCTGGGTCTGGGCGTCACGCTGGAGTTCGTCGGTCCGCTCGTGCTCGCGGTCACCGGCTCGCGGCGGGCCCTGGACTTCCTGTGGGTGGTGCTCGCCGCGCTCGGCATCGTCCTCATCACGCCGTGGAGTGCCAGGCCGGGAGCGCTCGATCTGGTGGGCGTGCTGCTCGCGCTCTTCGCGGGAGCTTGCTGGGCGGCGTACATCGTGCTGGGCGGGCGGCTGTCCCGGGTGTTGCCCGGGGGGGCGGGGGTCGCGGTGGGGATGGTGTTCTCGAGCCTCGCGATCCTGCCCTTCGCCCTCGCGTCCGGCGTGGTGGCGAAGTTGAATCCCACGCTGCTCGCGGCGGGCCTGGGAGTTGCGCTGCTCTCGGGCGCGCTGCCCTACACCCTGGAGTTGATGGCGTTGCGCGTCCTGCCGAGCCGCACCTTCGGTATCCTGATGAGCCTGGAGCCCGCGGTGGCGGCCCTCATGGGGCTCGTGTTCCTGCACGAGCACCTCTCCCCGGTGCAGTGGCTCGCGGTGGTGCTGGTGAGCGCTGCTTCGGCGGGGGCCACGCTCACGGCGCGCCGCGCGCCTTCGCCGCCCGTCGAGGCTTGA